The nucleotide sequence TCGACGGGCAGGACAGCGTGGCGGCGCAGTCGCAGCAGCCGGGCCTGATCGTGCTGCGCTCGGTCGGCAAGTTCTTCGGGCTGGCCGGGCTGCGGCTGGGCTTTGTCGCGGCCGACCCAGCGCTGCTGGCCCGCTTGGCCGATGCGCTCGGACCGTGGACCGTCAGCAGCGCGGCCCAGCGCATCGGTTGTGCGGCGCTGGAAGACGTCGCCTGGCAACTGGCCATGCGTGAGCAACTGCAGCGCGACGGGCAGCGGCTGCAGGCCATGCTACGGGCGGCGGGCATCGCCTCGGCCGGCACCGCGCTGTACCAATGGTGGCCCGAAGCACGGGCCGAACTTTTCTGGCGTACGATGGCCGGACACGGCATCTGGGTGCGCCTGTTCACCCGCGGCGCGGGCGGCATACGCTGCGGCCTGCCGCCGGATGAGGCCGGATGGCGGCGGCTGGAAACGGCGCTGCAGGCATGGAAGGAAACATGATGAGGAAGTTAACCCGGCTGGCGCTGGCCACGCTGTGCCTGCACGGCCTGCAGGCGGCAGCCGCCGTCACGGTGCAGGATGACGAAGGCAACAAGGTCACGCTGGACAAGCCGGCGCAGCGGGTCATCTCGCTGGCGCCGCATGTGACCGAGCTGCTGTTCGCGGCGGGCGGCGGCAGGAAGGTGGTGGGCGTGGTCGACTACAGCGACTATCCGCCTGAAGCCAAGGCCTTGCCGCGGGTGGGCAGCCACCGCCAGATCGATCTTGAACGGCTGATTGCCTTGAAGCCCGACCTGCTGGTGGTATGGCTGCATGGCGGCGCGGCGCGGCAGCTGGAGCCGCTGCGCAGGCTGGGCATACCGGTGTATGTCAGCGAGCCGCACCGCATCGCCGAGATCGGCCCGACCCTGCGGCGCCTGGGCCAGCTGCTCGGCACCGAGGCCGAGGCCGGGCGCGGCGCCGACGCCTTCGAGCGCCGCCTCGCCACGATCGAGACCAGCTATGCGAGCCGGCCGCCGGTCAAGGTGTTCTACCAGGTATGGGACCGGCCGCTCTATACCCTGAACGGCAGCCATACCGCCAGCGACGCGATCCGCCTCTGCGGCGGCCAGAACATTTTCGCGGCGCTGCCGGTGACTGCGCCCACGGTGACGGTGGAGGCGGTGCTGAAGGAAAACCCGGAAGTGATCGTCTCGGGCAACCGGCCTGACAAGGACAGCGCCGGCCTGGAAGCGTGGAAGCAGTATCCCTCGCTGCTGGCGGCGCGGCGCGATAACCTCGTCACCATCGATGCCGACCAGCTGGTGCGCCCGGGGCCGCGCATCCTGGACGGCACCGCCGCACTGTGCGAGCGCCTCGACGAGGCGCGCGGCAAGCGGAGCAGGCAGCCATGAGCCACTATCGCCGCATCGCCTGCCTGTCCACCGAGGCGGTGGAAACCCTGTACGCGATCGGCGCGCAGGACCTGGTGGCGGGCATTTCCGGCTACAGCGTCTATCCGCCGCAGGCGCGCCGCGAGAAGCCGAAGATCAGCGGCTTTTCCAGCGCCCGCATCGACCGCATCCTGGCCGTGCAGCCGGACCTCGTGGTGGCCTATTCCAGCCTGCAGGCAGAGATGTGCCATGC is from Noviherbaspirillum sp. L7-7A and encodes:
- a CDS encoding cobalamin-binding protein, with protein sequence MMRKLTRLALATLCLHGLQAAAAVTVQDDEGNKVTLDKPAQRVISLAPHVTELLFAAGGGRKVVGVVDYSDYPPEAKALPRVGSHRQIDLERLIALKPDLLVVWLHGGAARQLEPLRRLGIPVYVSEPHRIAEIGPTLRRLGQLLGTEAEAGRGADAFERRLATIETSYASRPPVKVFYQVWDRPLYTLNGSHTASDAIRLCGGQNIFAALPVTAPTVTVEAVLKENPEVIVSGNRPDKDSAGLEAWKQYPSLLAARRDNLVTIDADQLVRPGPRILDGTAALCERLDEARGKRSRQP